The following DNA comes from Spartinivicinus poritis.
TAGAGGTGGCTTTGGCGCTAATGCCTAAACAACGCAAGAGAGGGGTTAATAGCCAGATCAATAAGCGTTCGATATGCAACAGTTTGAGCACTTTCAATAAGGTCAATAGCGCACTGATAATGACAACAACCATCCCCAGGCTCTGAAGAAAACTGAATAGCCAGGCGGAGAAGCTGGTATCGGTTTGGGTGGGTTGCCAGATCAACTGGTTAGGCTGCTGTAGCCAGTCACCGTAGTGGAATGTTTGCTGTAACAGCCAACCAAATAATAAAGCTCCGCCAATCCGTAGTAATAAGGTAAAAGCAATCCGTACACCTGCCAGTTGAGCCACTCTGGCTTCAATGGGAAGGGAGTGGGCAATCAGCAACATACCACCCAGTACAGTCACGTCGGCGACAGTGAAAGCTTGATGTTGAGCCTCTAAGAAAAATACCAGCATTCCGGTATAGAGGTTGGTGAGTAACGTGGTTGCCCAAACCAACCCCATTGATTCAGGCAGTCCTACCCAATCCATCAAGGGAGTGAGTAGGTAGCTAAGATATTCAGTGCCACCCAGCTCATCTAATAGTTTTACCAGTAACGTAATGGGAATCATGACTTTAAATAGCGTGCTGGTGACTTCGTAGATTTCTGCTACCAGCTCCTTAATAAAGGGAAAGACAGAGGCTTTAACCATTTCAACTCCTAACTTCTGATACGGTTACTTGAAGGTGGAGGTAAATGATAGCTGATCACTATGAAATAAAAGTAGAAATACAATCAGCAAAATATAATATAATTTTTTATTTTAGTTATAATATTTAATTATATATTGAATAGATTATAAATTATAAAATAAAATTTCTTTATGTTTTGTTGGTTTTTTGCTCATAAATACGTGGCTATGAAATGAATGACTTGGGATTAGATCAAATTGATCGTCGAATTCTCAACTTGCTGCAGCAAGACAGTAGTATCAGTAATGTGGTCTTGGCGGATCAGGTAGGGTTATCACCACCAGCCTGTTTGAGGCGAGTGAATCGATTGCGAGAGATTGGCGTGATTTGTGCTGAGGTCGCCTTATTAGACCCAAAGAAGGTTGGCTATCAGCTGAATATTATTGTAGAAGTTGAACTTGAACGAGACCGACCGGATTTGTACGATCAATTCAGGCGCAAGGTGCTGGATGCCCAAGAAGTCACCCAATGCTATCAAGTGACAGGTGAAGTGGATTTTATCTTGATTGTTGTTGTACCTGATATGCAAGCCTATGAAGCCTTTATTCAGCGGGTACTGTATACCGAAACCAATATGCGGAAATTTCGTTCACTGATTTCATTGCACAGGGATAAGTTCGAAACGGCAGTTGTGGTTTGAAATAACGCTTTTTATCAAGTGTTGCTGTTGCTTTATTGATCGAAGTAGTTGGCTGTGAAGTAGCAATCCTTGGTTTCCAAACAAGAGGCTTGGTTTTAAGCGTTGACTAAAACACGCTGCATTCCAGAGAATGCCTTAGGAAGTGGAATCCTGTGAAATGCTATATTATGTGGGTAATTCGTTGATCTTAATATACTCAGTTGACTCTGGGAGGTCCTGTAATCCTGTTATCAGAAAGCTTGGTTTTAAAAAATACGCACTGAGCTTTGATTTTGGAACCCAACGAAAAATCAACTCAACATTTTCTTCTATGCTACTGAAATCAAGCTCTGAATTGATCATAGGCTCTTCATCGAGTGATACTAAAAAGTAGTTTGCTACCTCGTGAAACTGCTTACCACTGAGCTCGAAGAAGTTTTCCGCATACCACAAATGCCGCTTTACTGTTGATTTAACACCTAACTCTTCTTCTAGCTCTCTAAGAACTGTGTTTTCAGACGTTTCAAAAAATTCCACCCGCCCGCCAGGCAAAGTCCAAAAATCATCAGCAACTGCTTTATGTAATAAAATATGATCTGAATGAATTACAACGGCAACACTTCGAAAGTTAAATCTATTATTACCTATATCAAAGCGTAGCATTTACTCTTCCCATACATAATTATTGGTGAACGTGACGTTGATGAATAATAACCGAATATATGGTAACCAGGTTCTACATTTGTTACTAGACCAATACTACACTCAATGTGAATGATTTTTATACTCGAAAAATTAACATTTTTTAGTTTAACGGTGTACAAAAACTTTATGTGTTGTTTATGGTAATCAATCAGACTAACCCATGGAAGTTTTGAATATGTTACAGGAATAGTTGATCAGACTTTTAAAATGACATTGAAAAACGGACTATAATTAAACTCAGAATGTACATCATCAATAAATACTTCTTCTAGTTGATATTGATAGAGGTTGAAGCCGATGCATGTCGCTACCTGTGAAAAGTGTGACCAAAAATATTATTGGTATGAAACCAGTGCTAACCTTGAAGGATGTAAAGATAGTGAATATATCATTTGTCCCTATTGTTATCACGAAAAGCAAGGCCCGTGGGTGACAAGTGGATATTTT
Coding sequences within:
- a CDS encoding Lrp/AsnC family transcriptional regulator — its product is MNDLGLDQIDRRILNLLQQDSSISNVVLADQVGLSPPACLRRVNRLREIGVICAEVALLDPKKVGYQLNIIVEVELERDRPDLYDQFRRKVLDAQEVTQCYQVTGEVDFILIVVVPDMQAYEAFIQRVLYTETNMRKFRSLISLHRDKFETAVVV
- a CDS encoding NUDIX hydrolase; protein product: MLRFDIGNNRFNFRSVAVVIHSDHILLHKAVADDFWTLPGGRVEFFETSENTVLRELEEELGVKSTVKRHLWYAENFFELSGKQFHEVANYFLVSLDEEPMINSELDFSSIEENVELIFRWVPKSKLSAYFLKPSFLITGLQDLPESTEYIKINELPT